The Acetivibrio saccincola genome window below encodes:
- a CDS encoding DUF1858 domain-containing protein has translation MSKITKDMIISDVLEMDRGTATVFMNNGMFCIGCPSASGESISQACAVHGIDADKLVKELNDYFAQKEQ, from the coding sequence ATGAGCAAAATTACTAAAGATATGATAATATCAGATGTTTTAGAGATGGACAGAGGTACAGCTACTGTATTTATGAATAACGGAATGTTTTGCATAGGATGCCCGTCTGCTTCAGGTGAAAGTATTTCACAGGCATGTGCAGTTCATGGGATAGATGCTGACAAACTGGTTAAAGAGCTAAATGATTATTTTGCTCAAAAAGAACAATAA
- a CDS encoding Fe-S-containing hydro-lyase, which translates to MNYSIETPLTIEKAKKLKAGDIVSISGIIYTARDAAHKKMIALLGEGKELPFDIENQVIYYVGPCPARPGEVIGSAGPTTSGRMDAYTPELIKLGLKGMIGKGLRSKEVIDAMKKYGAVYFGAIGGAAALIALRIVKEEIIAFPELGAEAIRKLTVKDFPAVVVIDSEGNDLYEIGKMKYRK; encoded by the coding sequence ATGAATTATTCTATAGAAACCCCATTAACCATAGAGAAGGCAAAAAAATTAAAAGCAGGGGATATAGTTAGTATTAGCGGTATTATTTATACTGCAAGGGATGCTGCTCACAAAAAAATGATAGCTCTTTTAGGTGAGGGAAAGGAACTTCCTTTTGATATAGAAAACCAGGTTATATATTATGTAGGGCCTTGCCCGGCAAGACCCGGGGAAGTTATCGGCTCTGCCGGTCCTACAACCAGCGGCAGGATGGATGCATATACACCTGAATTGATAAAGCTTGGTCTAAAAGGGATGATTGGAAAAGGTTTGAGAAGCAAAGAGGTTATAGATGCCATGAAAAAGTACGGGGCGGTGTATTTTGGAGCAATAGGCGGGGCAGCAGCTTTAATTGCCCTGAGGATAGTTAAAGAAGAAATAATTGCTTTTCCTGAATTAGGGGCTGAAGCGATAAGAAAACTAACTGTAAAGGATTTTCCGGCAGTTGTTGTAATTGATAGTGAAGGCAATGATTTATATGAAATTGGGAAAATGAAATATAGAAAATAA
- a CDS encoding fumarate hydratase: protein MRTIHVNEIIETVEKLCMHSNYYLNDDILEGFKNALVNEESQRGIDILEKLIENAKLAREKEMAICQDTGMAVVFLDIGQDVRIVGGNLEEAINEGVRRGYEKGFLRKSVVEDPIKRNNTNDNTPAVIHYNIIEGDKIKISIAPKGFGSENMSRLKMLKPSDGEEGIKKFIIDTVDKAGPNPCPPVVVGVGIGGTMEKAAVLAKKALIRPINKRSHLEHIRKIEEEVLDRINLLGIGPAGLGGTVTALAVNIEVFPTHIAGLPVAVNISCHATRHGEAVI, encoded by the coding sequence ATGAGAACTATTCATGTTAATGAAATTATTGAGACTGTAGAAAAATTATGCATGCATTCAAATTATTATTTAAATGATGATATTTTAGAAGGTTTTAAAAATGCTTTAGTTAATGAAGAGTCTCAAAGGGGTATAGATATATTAGAGAAACTTATTGAAAATGCCAAACTGGCAAGGGAAAAGGAAATGGCCATTTGTCAGGACACAGGAATGGCTGTGGTTTTTTTGGATATAGGCCAGGATGTCCGTATAGTTGGAGGAAATTTGGAGGAAGCAATAAATGAAGGGGTCAGGAGAGGATATGAAAAAGGTTTTTTAAGAAAATCAGTGGTAGAAGACCCCATTAAAAGAAACAACACCAATGACAATACTCCTGCTGTAATTCACTATAATATTATTGAAGGGGACAAAATAAAAATTTCCATAGCTCCTAAGGGGTTTGGAAGTGAAAATATGAGCAGGTTAAAAATGCTAAAACCTTCTGACGGGGAAGAGGGAATAAAAAAGTTTATAATTGATACTGTTGACAAAGCAGGACCAAACCCTTGCCCCCCTGTTGTTGTTGGTGTGGGTATTGGAGGTACTATGGAAAAAGCGGCTGTCTTGGCTAAAAAGGCATTGATTAGGCCAATTAATAAAAGAAGCCATTTGGAACATATCAGAAAAATTGAAGAAGAGGTTTTGGATAGAATTAATTTATTAGGGATTGGTCCGGCAGGTCTTGGAGGAACCGTTACTGCCTTAGCCGTTAATATAGAGGTTTTTCCAACTCATATTGCAGGACTTCCTGTGGCGGTAAATATCAGCTGTCATGCTACAAGGCATGGGGAAGCTGTAATATAA
- a CDS encoding adenine nucleotide alpha hydrolase family protein translates to MVCITQQITCERLILKASDLGNQLEGQLFVIHVAKNEWNFLDNAKESEALEYLFKISKSVGANLSVLKSDNIVETLVNFAKENEITHVVMGESPNHHSKSNLHTELSQSLPGVEILVIP, encoded by the coding sequence ATGGTTTGTATTACACAGCAAATTACCTGTGAAAGGTTAATTTTAAAAGCCTCTGACTTAGGAAACCAGTTAGAAGGTCAACTTTTTGTAATACATGTTGCTAAAAATGAATGGAACTTTTTAGACAATGCTAAAGAAAGTGAGGCTTTAGAATACCTGTTTAAAATTTCAAAATCCGTGGGAGCTAACCTGTCTGTTTTAAAATCTGACAATATAGTTGAAACATTGGTTAATTTTGCAAAGGAAAATGAAATAACTCATGTTGTAATGGGGGAATCCCCAAACCACCACAGTAAAAGCAATCTTCATACGGAACTTAGCCAATCACTTCCCGGCGTTGAAATTTTGGTTATCCCTTAA
- a CDS encoding HU family DNA-binding protein has product MNKTDLINSIAAKSGLSKKNSEAALNAFISSVQDALKAGEKVALVGFGTFEVRDRAARKGRNPQTKEEITIPASKAPVFRAGKALKEIVNK; this is encoded by the coding sequence ATGAACAAAACAGATTTGATAAACTCAATTGCTGCTAAATCAGGTTTAAGCAAAAAGAACAGTGAAGCCGCTTTAAATGCATTTATTTCTTCTGTACAGGACGCTTTAAAAGCCGGTGAAAAAGTTGCTCTTGTTGGCTTTGGTACATTTGAAGTAAGAGACAGGGCAGCCAGAAAAGGAAGAAATCCTCAGACAAAAGAAGAAATCACAATCCCCGCATCAAAAGCTCCCGTATTTAGAGCAGGTAAGGCATTAAAGGAAATTGTTAATAAGTAA
- the spo0A gene encoding sporulation transcription factor Spo0A, translating into MKGKITVLIADDNTEFAELLKDYMSQHDDISVVGIAKDGLKAIDMIVSLKPEVVILDVIMPNLDGLAVLERLSNMDLERKPIYIMLSAIGQDVFIQKAISLGAEYYIIKPFDIDVLVTRVRQLYEEKYMTAYSYRPVSKNSHFICANENDRTFDIEVEVTNLMHEVGIPPHMAGYQYLREAIINAVENPKCFGSITKTLYPAVAKKFNISPQKVERGIRNAIESAWARGNPDAMDSLFGYTINYNKGKPTNSECIAMMADKIRIAMKKH; encoded by the coding sequence ATGAAAGGTAAAATTACAGTTTTAATTGCAGACGATAATACAGAATTTGCAGAACTTTTAAAAGATTATATGAGTCAGCATGATGATATTAGTGTTGTTGGCATTGCAAAAGATGGCTTAAAGGCTATTGATATGATAGTTTCTTTAAAGCCGGAGGTTGTTATACTGGATGTTATAATGCCAAATTTAGACGGTTTGGCAGTATTAGAGCGGTTGTCAAATATGGATTTAGAACGTAAGCCCATATATATAATGCTTTCTGCAATAGGACAGGATGTATTTATACAAAAGGCCATTTCCCTTGGGGCAGAATACTACATAATTAAACCTTTTGACATAGATGTTTTGGTAACCAGGGTACGTCAGCTTTATGAAGAAAAATACATGACGGCATATTCCTACAGACCTGTTTCGAAAAATTCTCATTTCATATGTGCCAATGAAAATGACCGTACCTTTGATATTGAAGTTGAAGTAACAAACTTGATGCATGAAGTAGGCATTCCTCCTCATATGGCAGGATACCAGTATTTGAGAGAGGCTATTATTAATGCCGTTGAAAACCCCAAGTGTTTTGGATCCATCACCAAGACATTGTATCCGGCTGTTGCAAAGAAGTTTAACATTTCCCCGCAAAAAGTAGAAAGGGGAATAAGAAATGCAATTGAAAGTGCATGGGCAAGAGGTAATCCGGATGCAATGGACTCTTTGTTTGGCTATACCATTAACTACAATAAAGGCAAACCTACCAATTCTGAGTGTATAGCCATGATGGCGGATAAAATAAGAATTGCAATGAAAAAACATTAA
- the aroA gene encoding 3-phosphoshikimate 1-carboxyvinyltransferase, producing the protein MILKVRKSSTSGRVKIPGSKSHTIRGLFFASLAKGKSEIKNPLISGDAESAIETCKALGAKIQMLGDKYVIEGFNGEPSTPCDVINVGNSGTTLRFGTVTAALAEGYSVFTGDYQIRKRPLGALLKAVNNLGGQALSTRNNDMAPVIVKGKIKGGFTDLDSITSQYLSALLINAPLFEKDTEINITRLNEIPYVDITLWWLDKFGIKYENNNYKSFYIKGGQRYNAIDATIPGDFSSATFFAVQAAISGGEFTLENLDINDPQGDKEVFSILGDMGASVKVEDGSITIKGNGLKGREIDMNAIPDALPAMAVAACFAEGVTKLVNVPQARLKETDRIKVMCEELSKMGADIKELEDGLVIKRSNLKGCRLKGYDDHRIVMALSLAGLNAEGETTIDTAEAIKVTFPEYVELMKNSGADMDFVAE; encoded by the coding sequence ATGATATTAAAGGTGAGAAAGTCAAGTACGAGTGGCAGGGTTAAAATACCCGGATCAAAATCCCATACAATAAGGGGGTTGTTTTTTGCTTCTTTGGCAAAAGGCAAATCTGAAATTAAAAATCCTCTAATTTCAGGGGATGCAGAATCGGCAATTGAGACATGCAAAGCATTAGGTGCTAAAATTCAAATGTTAGGTGATAAATATGTTATAGAGGGATTTAACGGGGAACCTTCTACACCCTGCGATGTCATTAACGTAGGAAACTCAGGGACTACATTAAGATTTGGAACGGTTACAGCTGCCTTAGCGGAGGGTTACTCTGTTTTTACAGGGGACTATCAGATAAGAAAAAGACCATTAGGTGCCCTGTTAAAGGCGGTGAACAATTTAGGGGGGCAAGCTCTATCCACCAGGAATAATGACATGGCGCCGGTAATTGTTAAAGGAAAAATAAAAGGAGGGTTTACAGATTTAGACTCCATAACCTCCCAATATCTCTCAGCATTGCTTATAAATGCACCACTTTTTGAAAAGGATACGGAAATAAATATTACAAGATTAAATGAAATCCCTTATGTAGACATTACATTATGGTGGCTAGATAAATTTGGAATAAAATATGAAAACAACAATTATAAATCTTTTTATATAAAAGGCGGGCAAAGGTATAATGCTATAGATGCCACAATCCCCGGGGATTTTTCCTCTGCAACCTTCTTTGCTGTGCAGGCAGCTATATCAGGCGGGGAATTTACCCTTGAAAACTTAGATATTAATGACCCTCAAGGAGACAAAGAGGTGTTTTCAATACTCGGGGATATGGGGGCATCTGTGAAAGTTGAAGATGGGAGTATCACAATAAAAGGCAATGGACTTAAGGGAAGGGAAATAGATATGAATGCAATTCCTGATGCTCTTCCGGCAATGGCTGTTGCAGCCTGTTTTGCAGAAGGCGTGACAAAGCTTGTAAATGTGCCCCAGGCAAGATTAAAGGAAACTGACAGGATTAAAGTTATGTGTGAAGAATTGAGTAAAATGGGAGCTGACATCAAGGAGTTAGAAGACGGGCTTGTTATTAAGAGAAGCAATCTTAAAGGCTGCAGATTAAAAGGATATGATGACCATAGGATTGTTATGGCTTTGAGTTTGGCAGGGCTAAACGCAGAAGGAGAAACAACTATAGATACTGCTGAAGCTATAAAAGTTACTTTTCCTGAATATGTAGAGTTAATGAAAAATTCAGGTGCAGACATGGATTTTGTCGCAGAATAA
- a CDS encoding response regulator: MDGTILIIDYSEYEREKIKITFDNIGDFEFIEIKKPDEFYSLKSIKPDISLVIIDIEFPVAEEGFKILSSLKKLTADTPVIIVTKADNKTYRKTALDFNVRDYIIKPYRTQRLGNSVRSILKIDQAKYNIDSANVITMSVEDYITKEFKIASRANKKLSIILITPVYPYKATLEKDKKINPEFEKDMYNSVIEKVKLSSRYTDTVILNDNKDILVILPFTDAAGASKVVEKIKISVSEALNNLDFKFDQLFYTVYSTFPDDGKNFQALMKKAIKQVEDKIMLEKITSIGENALADARNKYNKFKM, from the coding sequence ATGGATGGAACCATACTAATTATAGATTATTCTGAATATGAAAGGGAAAAAATCAAAATTACTTTTGATAATATTGGGGACTTTGAGTTTATTGAAATAAAAAAGCCAGACGAATTTTACAGTCTTAAAAGTATTAAACCTGATATCTCCCTTGTAATTATAGATATAGAATTTCCGGTGGCTGAGGAAGGCTTTAAAATCCTGTCTTCTTTAAAGAAACTTACTGCTGATACTCCTGTTATTATAGTTACAAAGGCAGATAATAAAACTTACCGTAAAACCGCTTTAGATTTTAATGTCCGGGATTATATAATAAAACCATACAGGACACAGCGCCTGGGAAATTCCGTCAGAAGTATATTAAAAATTGACCAGGCTAAATACAATATAGACAGCGCAAATGTTATAACTATGTCTGTTGAAGACTATATAACCAAAGAATTTAAGATTGCTTCCCGGGCCAATAAAAAGCTTTCAATAATACTCATAACCCCCGTGTATCCTTATAAGGCTACGTTGGAAAAAGATAAAAAAATTAATCCGGAATTTGAAAAAGATATGTATAATTCTGTTATCGAAAAGGTCAAACTTTCTTCAAGGTACACAGATACTGTTATACTAAATGACAACAAGGATATTCTGGTAATACTGCCCTTTACAGATGCAGCTGGGGCGTCAAAAGTTGTTGAAAAAATAAAGATTAGTGTTTCGGAGGCTTTAAATAATTTAGATTTTAAATTTGACCAACTTTTTTATACTGTATATTCAACTTTCCCTGATGACGGTAAAAATTTTCAGGCATTGATGAAAAAAGCCATTAAGCAGGTGGAAGATAAGATAATGCTGGAAAAAATAACATCTATTGGGGAAAATGCATTGGCTGATGCCAGAAATAAATATAATAAATTTAAAATGTAA
- a CDS encoding THUMP domain-containing class I SAM-dependent RNA methyltransferase produces MKEIELIATCAAGIEAMVKREVQKLGFKDISTENGKVTFKGDLSSIAKANINLRCADRVLLKIGEFEALSFEELFEKTKALPWDEWITVDGKFTVLGKSVKSKLFSISDCQAIVKKAVVEKLKTKYNVEWFEETGPEYTIQVSLLKDIATLTIDTSGTALHKRGYRKRIVAAPIKETLAAAMIMISYWNKSKPLLDCFCGSGTIPIEAALIGKNIAPGLNRTFASQEWPVIDKSIWEKERRIAFQAIDQDVELKIYASDIDPEAVELARENAYEAGVDDCIDFSVCDFKNAKVKGDYGVVISNPPYGERISEKKEVENLYKDLGKFLKNYPTWSKYFLSPVEKFERLYGKKASKKRKLFNGNIKVDYYQFFGLQPPK; encoded by the coding sequence ATGAAAGAAATAGAGCTTATTGCTACATGTGCTGCAGGCATAGAAGCTATGGTAAAAAGAGAAGTCCAAAAATTAGGATTTAAAGATATATCAACCGAAAACGGTAAAGTTACTTTTAAGGGAGATTTATCCAGCATTGCCAAAGCAAATATTAATTTAAGATGTGCTGACAGGGTGCTTTTAAAAATAGGAGAATTTGAAGCCCTTTCCTTTGAAGAGCTTTTTGAAAAAACCAAAGCCCTTCCATGGGATGAATGGATAACAGTGGATGGCAAATTTACCGTTTTGGGCAAATCGGTAAAGTCAAAACTTTTTAGCATTTCAGACTGCCAGGCAATTGTAAAAAAAGCCGTTGTGGAAAAATTAAAAACAAAATATAATGTGGAATGGTTTGAAGAAACCGGACCTGAATACACAATTCAGGTATCCCTTTTAAAGGATATTGCTACTTTAACTATAGATACCAGCGGTACTGCTCTTCACAAAAGAGGATACAGGAAAAGAATTGTAGCAGCACCTATCAAAGAAACCCTTGCCGCTGCAATGATTATGATAAGTTATTGGAACAAAAGCAAGCCTTTATTAGACTGTTTTTGTGGCTCAGGCACCATACCCATTGAGGCTGCCCTTATAGGAAAAAATATTGCACCGGGGCTTAACAGGACATTTGCATCTCAGGAATGGCCTGTTATAGATAAAAGTATATGGGAAAAAGAAAGACGCATTGCATTTCAGGCAATTGACCAGGATGTTGAATTAAAAATTTACGCATCGGATATTGACCCTGAAGCTGTGGAACTGGCAAGGGAAAACGCCTATGAAGCAGGTGTTGACGACTGTATAGATTTTTCCGTTTGCGATTTTAAAAATGCAAAAGTTAAGGGGGACTATGGTGTAGTGATATCCAATCCCCCATATGGTGAAAGAATCAGTGAAAAAAAAGAAGTGGAGAATTTATATAAGGATTTAGGAAAATTTTTGAAAAATTACCCCACTTGGTCCAAATATTTTTTAAGTCCTGTGGAAAAATTCGAGAGATTATACGGCAAAAAAGCCAGTAAAAAAAGAAAGCTATTTAACGGCAATATAAAAGTTGACTACTACCAGTTTTTCGGTCTACAGCCGCCAAAATGA
- a CDS encoding ABC transporter substrate-binding protein: protein MKKILVFILILGILLSFCACSKNDYQKIRLNEVTHSVFYAPQYVALNLGFFEEEGLEIELTTGQGADKVMTAVLSDQADIGFAGPEAAIYVYNEGKEDYGVVFAQLTKRDGSFLVGRKPEENFKWENLKGSVLIGGRKGGVPYMTLEYVLKKKGLNPKEDLVVDTSIQFALMAGAFTGGQGDYVTLFEPVASMLEKEGRGYVLASIGKESGEIPYTAYFAKKSYIEENKDIIQKFTNAIYKGQKWVEQHTPEEITEVIKPSFPDADEDILIKVAQRYKENDAWCSDPVMKKEAFELLQEVMKEAGELTKEVPYENIVNTEFAKKAMEGK from the coding sequence ATGAAAAAGATTTTGGTTTTTATTTTGATTTTGGGAATTTTGCTTTCATTTTGTGCATGTAGCAAAAATGATTACCAAAAGATACGTTTAAATGAAGTTACCCATTCAGTTTTTTATGCTCCACAGTATGTAGCTTTGAATCTAGGCTTTTTTGAAGAGGAAGGTTTAGAAATAGAGCTTACAACAGGGCAAGGGGCAGACAAAGTTATGACAGCGGTTTTGTCAGATCAGGCAGATATTGGTTTTGCAGGACCTGAAGCTGCAATTTATGTGTACAATGAAGGGAAAGAAGATTACGGGGTGGTCTTTGCCCAGCTTACAAAAAGGGACGGCTCATTTCTTGTAGGAAGAAAACCTGAAGAAAATTTTAAATGGGAAAATCTTAAAGGAAGCGTTTTAATTGGCGGTAGAAAAGGCGGAGTTCCCTACATGACATTGGAATATGTACTTAAAAAGAAGGGATTAAACCCTAAAGAAGATTTAGTGGTTGATACCAGTATACAATTTGCCCTTATGGCAGGAGCTTTTACAGGAGGGCAGGGGGATTATGTAACTTTGTTTGAGCCTGTTGCATCAATGCTAGAAAAAGAAGGCAGAGGATATGTTTTAGCTTCCATTGGAAAGGAAAGTGGGGAAATACCTTATACAGCTTACTTTGCCAAAAAGAGCTATATAGAAGAAAACAAAGATATCATTCAAAAATTTACAAATGCAATATATAAAGGACAAAAATGGGTGGAGCAGCACACCCCGGAGGAAATTACAGAAGTTATAAAACCTTCTTTTCCTGATGCAGATGAAGATATTTTAATAAAAGTTGCACAAAGGTATAAAGAAAATGATGCATGGTGCAGCGACCCGGTTATGAAAAAAGAAGCTTTTGAACTTTTGCAGGAGGTAATGAAAGAAGCAGGGGAACTTACAAAGGAAGTTCCGTATGAAAACATAGTAAATACAGAGTTTGCCAAAAAGGCCATGGAAGGCAAATAA
- a CDS encoding ABC transporter permease — protein MFSSKKVPVSKEHMEYLKKIKLRKILILFTQIALVILIFLLWEVAANLKIIDAFITSQPSRIIKTFLNLYNEGELFKHILVTCAETVIGFLLGTFLGTIAAIILWWSDFLSKVMEPYLIVLNSLPKIALGPIFIVWIGAGPAAIVVIALSVSIVVTILEVLNGLQSVDKDKIKLVETFGANKLQVLSKVVLPSSYPVIVNALKVNVGLSWVGVIVGEFLVSKSGIGYLIVYGGQVFQLDLVMTSVLILSVAATLMYQVVAFIEKIIIKSK, from the coding sequence ATGTTTAGTTCTAAAAAGGTGCCGGTATCAAAAGAACATATGGAATATTTGAAAAAAATAAAACTTCGCAAAATACTTATTTTGTTTACACAAATTGCTTTGGTGATACTGATTTTTCTTTTATGGGAAGTGGCTGCAAATTTGAAAATTATAGATGCATTTATAACAAGCCAGCCTTCAAGGATTATAAAAACTTTTTTAAACCTTTACAATGAGGGGGAACTTTTTAAACACATTTTAGTTACCTGTGCTGAAACGGTAATAGGTTTTTTACTGGGAACATTTCTTGGCACCATTGCAGCCATTATACTGTGGTGGTCGGATTTTCTTTCAAAAGTCATGGAACCTTACCTAATTGTGTTAAACAGCTTACCTAAAATAGCATTAGGGCCAATATTTATAGTGTGGATAGGTGCCGGACCTGCAGCAATAGTTGTGATTGCCCTGTCTGTATCCATAGTTGTAACTATACTTGAAGTTTTAAATGGATTGCAGTCGGTGGATAAAGATAAAATAAAACTAGTTGAAACTTTTGGAGCAAATAAGCTCCAGGTGCTGTCCAAAGTTGTGCTGCCCTCTTCCTACCCCGTTATTGTCAATGCTCTTAAAGTTAATGTAGGTTTGTCCTGGGTTGGGGTGATAGTGGGGGAATTTTTAGTATCCAAATCAGGTATAGGTTATCTCATTGTTTATGGAGGCCAGGTGTTCCAATTGGATTTGGTTATGACAAGTGTATTAATTTTATCTGTTGCAGCAACCCTCATGTACCAGGTAGTAGCTTTTATTGAAAAAATTATAATTAAATCCAAGTAA